In a genomic window of Terriglobia bacterium:
- a CDS encoding serine hydrolase → MQVLRLSRDRANCGAGKASRGFAQNDGIFLNPQEGEYMKQRYLICVILLIAVSANCTELGKKLGALAAKHQGKVAVYAKNLATGDTVAINADVPVQTASVIKLPLMLQAYEQVKAGKLHLNDQLELTKDNQVPGSGVLSMLDPGLKLTLKDTITLMITLSDNTATNMLIDAVGLKPTNDMLAKMGMKNTYFYKKVYKPAEGPMPPDQKKFGLGKTTAKEMAEVLESIYRCDLGDKQLCTQMITIMRQQQYRNMIPRYIEAMDTSEELSDIGDKIGQLDDVRNDVAIVYSKKGPIIISIFTWDNADKSWTPENKAEIMMGKMAKVIVDTWSPEGLATKVGEPVK, encoded by the coding sequence ATGCAGGTCCTTCGACTCAGCCGCGACCGCGCCAACTGCGGCGCGGGAAAGGCAAGTCGCGGCTTCGCTCAGAATGACGGCATTTTCTTAAATCCTCAAGAAGGGGAATACATGAAGCAGCGTTATTTGATATGCGTGATATTGCTCATCGCGGTTTCTGCGAATTGCACGGAGTTGGGGAAGAAGTTGGGGGCGCTGGCGGCAAAGCATCAGGGCAAGGTCGCAGTGTATGCGAAGAACCTGGCGACCGGCGACACGGTGGCGATCAATGCGGACGTTCCGGTTCAAACGGCGTCGGTGATCAAACTGCCGCTGATGCTGCAGGCGTATGAGCAGGTGAAGGCAGGGAAGCTGCACCTGAACGATCAACTCGAGTTGACGAAGGACAACCAGGTGCCGGGTTCGGGCGTGCTGAGCATGCTGGACCCGGGGTTGAAGCTCACACTGAAGGACACGATCACGCTGATGATCACGCTCAGCGACAACACCGCGACGAACATGCTGATCGATGCCGTGGGCCTGAAGCCGACGAACGACATGCTCGCAAAGATGGGCATGAAGAACACGTACTTTTATAAGAAGGTCTACAAGCCGGCAGAGGGGCCTATGCCGCCGGATCAGAAGAAGTTCGGGTTAGGGAAGACGACGGCGAAGGAAATGGCCGAGGTGCTGGAGAGCATTTACCGGTGCGATCTGGGCGACAAGCAGCTTTGCACGCAGATGATCACGATCATGCGCCAGCAGCAGTATCGCAACATGATTCCGCGATATATCGAGGCGATGGATACGAGCGAGGAACTGTCGGATATCGGCGACAAGATTGGGCAATTGGACGATGTGCGGAACGATGTCGCGATTGTTTATTCCAAGAAGGGACCAATCATCATCTCGATCTTTACGTGGGATAACGCCGACAAGTCGTGGACGCCGGAGAACAAGGCGGAAATCATGATGGGTAAGATGGCGAAGGTAATCGTGGATACGTGGTCGCCGGAAGGACTGGCGACGAAGGTGGGAGAGCCGGTGAAATAG